Within Deinococcus roseus, the genomic segment AACTGTGCCATGGATTCCTGTTGCCAGGGAAGCATCACCTTCCGGGTCAAAGCATCCTCTTTTTCTTCCAGCAGGCCATAAATCGCCAGAGCAGGACAGCGGATGCTGCGGTAATCTGGCACATGGCTGTCTGTGGCGGCAAAGAGTCTGGAAGGACCTTCCCTCAGGCGCAACCTTCCCTGGTCCTGAATCAGCATGTCCTGCAGGTCTGCTTCCAGAGCAGGGGTCCAGCAACCGTACTGTGCCTGCAGGTCTTCCCGAAATCCTTGCAAGGTGTGGGGCTGAGGGCGACTGGCATTGCTGTTGTGCTCTGCATCTTGCTGCATGCGTTTCAGAACGCCACTGCGGTTGTAGGCCGCATCCAGATAAACCAGGGCTTTGAAACGCTCTGGCTGTTGTGAGGCGGCCAGGGTCATCTCATTTCCTGCAATGGAATGGCCCACCAGAATCACATCTTGCAGTTCCAGAACGTTGAGGAATTCCAGCAGGTCATCTGCCAGTCTTTGCGGGGTGTAATCGTGGTTCGCCGGAGCTTCGG encodes:
- a CDS encoding alpha/beta fold hydrolase, whose product is MDSLQIKFAQVRDLQLQYLQWSTTGTPLLWLPGLGHTAHIFRDIAPVFAQRFQVLALSRRGHGKSEAPANHDYTPQRLADDLLEFLNVLELQDVILVGHSIAGNEMTLAASQQPERFKALVYLDAAYNRSGVLKRMQQDAEHNSNASRPQPHTLQGFREDLQAQYGCWTPALEADLQDMLIQDQGRLRLREGPSRLFAATDSHVPDYRSIRCPALAIYGLLEEKEDALTRKVMLPWQQESMAQFARECPLGQVIRWNTDHHFFLTEPQKTVQCLQDFLGTLQ